A genomic window from Hippocampus zosterae strain Florida chromosome 13, ASM2543408v3, whole genome shotgun sequence includes:
- the LOC127612667 gene encoding noelin-2-like: protein MSVPMLKIGAVLSTMAMVTNWMSQTLPSLVGLNGTTVGGSPDGTHERIVSGLYPGSEEVWQVYSTASDPDGRCVCAVVAPARNLCKRDHRGRQLSLLTQQVQNVSQSVEGVHLRTTRDLRRFRESEPLLRGVDGRLHSYAGSPRTLTARGLQELKGQVSQLQPLLSTADRYRSDVRTLAALRGQLLNLSALLTAIQEEVGAYDYEELQRRVLLLETRLHSCMNKLGCGRLTAVNGPITVRASGSRFGSWMTDAMIPSSDSRVWAMDGFYRGRRVLEYRTMADFTKGQNFVQHLLPHAWAGTGHVVYNGSLYYNKHQSNILVQYHFRSRSVLLQRSLSGAGYNNTFPYSWGGSSDIDLMADETGLWAVYTSILNAGNIVVSRLCPRSLDVLRSWSTGFPKRSAGEAFMICGVLYVTNSHLAGAKVHFAYNTNTSTYEYTDVPFHNLYSHISMMDYNPRERALYTWNNGHQVLYNVTLFHVIRADG from the exons ATGAGTGTGCCTATGCTGAAGATCGGCGCCGTGCTGAGCACCATGGCCATGGTCACCAACTGGATGTCCCAGACGCTGCCCTCGCTGGTGGGATTGAACGGGACCACTGTTGGCGGCTCCCCCGATGGCACACACGAACGCATCGTCAGT GGTTTGTATCCGGGCTCGGAGGAGGTTTGGCAGGTGTACAGCACCGCGTCGGACCCGGACGGCCGCTGCGTGTGCGCCGTGGTGGCTCCCGCCCGCAACCTCTGCAAGCGGGACCATCGCGGCCGCCAACTCAGCCTGCTGACTCAACAG GTACAGAACGTGAGTCAGTCCGTGGAGGGGGTCCACCTGCGGACCACCAGGGACCTGCGACGCTTCCGCGAGTCGGAGCCGCTGCTGCGGGGGGTGGACGGACGCCTGCACTCGTACGCCGGCAGTCCTCGCACGCTCACGGCCAGGGGTCTGCAG GAGCTGAAGGGTCAGGTGAGCCAGCTTCAGCCCCTCCTGTCCACGGCAGATCGCTACCGGTCCGACGTGCGGACGCTGGCCGCCCTGCGAGGCCAATTGCTCAACCTGTCGGCGCTCCTGACGGCCATCCAGGAGGAGGTGGGCGCCTACGACTACGAGGAGCTGCAGAGGCGAGTCCTGCTGCTGGAGACCCGACTGCACAGCTGCATGAACAAGCTAG GTTGCGGTCGCCTGACAGCCGTCAACGGTCCCATCACCGTGCGGGCCTCGGGGTCCCGCTTCGGCTCCTGGATGACTGACGCCATGATTCCCAGCTCCGACAGCAGG GTGTGGGCCATGGACGGCTTCTACCGCGGCCGGCGCGTGCTGGAGTACCGCACGATGGCCGACTTCACCAAGGGCCAGAATTTTGTGCAGCACCTGCTGCCGCACGCCTGGGCCGGCACGGGCCACGTGGTCTACAACGGCTCGCTCTACTACAACAAGCACCAGAGCAACATCCTG GTGCAATACCACTTCCGCTCTCGCAGCGTGCTGCTGCAGCGTAGCCTTAGCGGCGCGggctacaacaacaccttcccGTACAGCTGGGGGGGCTCCTCCGACATTGACCTGATGGCCGACGAGACGGGCCTGTGGGCCGTTTATACGTCCATTCTCAACGCTGGAAACATCGTA GTGAGCCGCCTGTGTCCGCGCTCGCTGGACGTACTGCGTAGCTGGTCCACGGGCTTCCCGAAACGCAGCGCCGGCGAGGCCTTCATGATCTGCGGCGTCCTCTACGTTACCAACTCGCACCTGGCCGGAGCCAAGGTCCACTTTGCCTACAACACCAACACGTCCACCTACGAGTACACGGACGTGCCGTTCCACAACCTCTACTCGCACATCAGCATGATGGACTACAACCCCAGAGAGAGGGCGCTCTACACCTGGAACAATGGTCACCAGGTGCTCTACAACGTCACGCTCTTTCACGTCATACGCGCCGACGGGTAG